The archaeon BMS3Bbin15 DNA segment TCATTTCATTCTCTGAGCCAGCAGCCATACCTTCATGATGACAGTATCGGCAGGAGAAATTACACCTTGAAGTTATACTTACCCTCATACTTGTTATAGGCCTTCCAAAGCCATCCTTAATCATCTTTAAGCCTCACTTTTATTACTATTTCATCCCCCGGTTTAACTTCTGTCTTTTTCAGAGTATCTACCATGCCGAGTACAACATTCTTAACAAAATCCTGCACAAAATTTCCAAGAGGGACCTCATTGCCACCTACAAAGACCTCAACTTCCTTTCCGGCTCTGAGAACAACACAATCCTTAAAATCTGCTTCATTTCTGAAAATTTTCTCAGCCATCTCTGCACAGCTTTTACTTCCGCATTTTGTGCAGTTTATGCCAGGTAATCTTGAAAGAATAGTTTTGACTTTGAATTCGGGAGTGTCAAGGATATCAGCAAGCTTCTCAGGATTTTTTAATACATCCACAACAGGAAGGTCAAGCTCTGGTTTCCTGGAAGCCACAATACCAGAAACAGCTATTGTATTGTCATCCCTCATCTCTGCAATATCTTCAATACTCTTTGCAACTATAATCTTCGGGTAATTTCCTTTCTTGAAACCCTCTACAATTACAAAGTCATAACTTCCAAGTTTTTCAATAATCTCAAAAGTTTTCTTAAGACCTTTACCTTCCTTCAGAATAAAGGCTGCCTCACTATCGCTGAGTCCCACAACAAGCCCAGCGCCTGCTCTGGCATGCCTCCATGTATCGCTTCCAGCCCTATCAACTGTGAAGTTATCCTTGGGTATGTGCTTAACCGTAGCAATTGTATAACCTCTTTTCTTCAACTCTTCCACAAGCTTCTCAACAACTGTAGTTTTTCCAGAATTACTTGTCTTTGAAGTTACTCCTATAACTTTCATCTCCATTGGGCAATGAGCCCCCGTCCGTGAGGGCAGGAAGGAATTGCCCTTTTCACCTCCGTTAAATTTAAATATTTCAATATACTATAATCTATCAGACTCTGGTGCGGGAATTCTCTCAAGGTCTCACCAACCTTTTCTCCCAGCTTACCAGAGCTGGAGTTGCTGTAAACCAGCTCTTCCGTCCAGATGACAGGGTTTTGAGTGGTGCGGTGCACTTTATTCAACCTCCGATGGAAAGCCCCGCTCTAAAGAGCAGGGGTAGTTTACATTATTCCCTCACATGCTTCACCAAATGTGATGCTTCTCTGGCTATAATCTTCATGCCGAACTTACAGGCATTGGGTGAACCCGGCAAAGAGAATATCAGGCAGCCATTATAAACA contains these protein-coding regions:
- the mobB gene encoding molybdopterin-guanine dinucleotide biosynthesis adapter protein, which produces MEMKVIGVTSKTSNSGKTTVVEKLVEELKKRGYTIATVKHIPKDNFTVDRAGSDTWRHARAGAGLVVGLSDSEAAFILKEGKGLKKTFEIIEKLGSYDFVIVEGFKKGNYPKIIVAKSIEDIAEMRDDNTIAVSGIVASRKPELDLPVVDVLKNPEKLADILDTPEFKVKTILSRLPGINCTKCGSKSCAEMAEKIFRNEADFKDCVVLRAGKEVEVFVGGNEVPLGNFVQDFVKNVVLGMVDTLKKTEVKPGDEIVIKVRLKDD